In Gracilibacillus salitolerans, the sequence ATGTGCGAGCAGGTTCTATAGTTCCGATTGGGCCTACTATTCAGTATACATCTGAAGGTACAAGCCTTCCTGTTGAAATACATGTTTATAAAGGGAACGATGGAAGCTTCTTGTGGTATGACGATGAAGGAGATAACTATAATTATGAAAAAGGTGCATATTCCACTATATCTCTTCATTGGGAGGACGAAAATAATCATCTTGTCATAGAAGCTCGTCAAGGTACTTATCCTAGTATGAAAACGTCGACTGAATTAGTACTGACGATTATTAGCGGAGAGGGAGAGAATGTGGCTCAGAAGGAAATAACGTACTGGTGAGCAGATAAGCGTTAATTTTTAATGTGACAGTTTTCCAAAGTAATAAATTTCAGTTGCCTGTACATGAAGGCAATTGAAATTTATTGTGTAGGAGTTTATACAAGATTTTTGATTGAAGAGCTTCTTTTTCTATTTAGGAGCAAAAAATAAGCATATTTCCATGTTGTAACCGGTGAAAAAGAACGCTATGCTAAAAGATATTGAAAAAGAGATTTCTATCTGAACCGATAGATAGGAATCCTGTATAGAATTTGTAATTTCACTGCAAATATATGAAATCGCTTCCATTTATATCATGTAAACTGAATATTCTATCACAGTGAAATCTGCTGTAATTAGTACCAGTTCAAGAATCGAACACAAGCAAAGAAGTTAAGTGGATAATAAAA encodes:
- a CDS encoding DUF5110 domain-containing protein; protein product: MPLYVRAGSIVPIGPTIQYTSEGTSLPVEIHVYKGNDGSFLWYDDEGDNYNYEKGAYSTISLHWEDENNHLVIEARQGTYPSMKTSTELVLTIISGEGENVAQKEITYW